Proteins co-encoded in one Betaproteobacteria bacterium genomic window:
- a CDS encoding DUF4304 domain-containing protein, whose amino-acid sequence MVYQAACLSIAEALARLGFKYAKSKQRCSRQAGDFQEEVSFQSSHYNASGRHVQLWLHATVASRALQAWRQKRLPSELASAHVAGGMVHLLGTQYALVQWELADPRDRRQTIEDAVAFIRSDVLPYFARFSDTAGLISLLAEQAVPAFDLVPSVEFAHCFGGKDQAQAVLNRFLRDRPDLEPAIALEAANPSPSTLLRPGNYVQQVAYLKHLYGLA is encoded by the coding sequence GTGGTGTACCAAGCCGCCTGCCTATCCATCGCCGAAGCGCTTGCTCGGCTAGGGTTCAAGTACGCAAAAAGTAAACAACGCTGTTCGCGGCAAGCTGGAGACTTCCAGGAGGAAGTCAGTTTCCAGTCAAGCCACTACAACGCTTCAGGTCGCCATGTACAACTTTGGCTACATGCCACGGTGGCCTCGCGTGCGCTTCAAGCGTGGCGGCAGAAGCGTCTGCCCAGCGAACTGGCAAGCGCGCACGTTGCAGGAGGCATGGTGCACCTACTCGGCACTCAGTACGCCTTGGTGCAGTGGGAACTAGCTGATCCCAGAGACCGTCGACAAACGATCGAAGATGCCGTCGCGTTCATACGCAGCGACGTACTCCCCTACTTTGCGCGCTTCAGCGACACAGCTGGACTGATCTCTTTGCTGGCAGAGCAAGCAGTCCCGGCCTTTGACTTGGTCCCGTCGGTCGAGTTTGCGCACTGTTTTGGCGGGAAGGACCAAGCTCAGGCAGTCCTGAATCGCTTTCTGCGCGACAGACCAGACTTGGAGCCGGCCATCGCTCTAGAGGCGGCCAACCCGTCGCCTTCTACCTTGCTCCGGCCCGGCAACTACGTGCAGCAGGTCGCGTACCTCAAGCACCTTTACGGTCTCGCCTGA
- a CDS encoding DUF2971 domain-containing protein, whose product MPLRHVVDLFETRELHFASPESWDDPYEKVLRHKGSSLAFAQCWCTRAVSDAMWRIYSSDRTAIRIRSTRSKLLVVGARIKATYNATFRLDEVVYKQAREVDEGLATIAAELKQTFSMNRAVDALYVKRDAFDYEAEVRAVAFLQPKKGVQPPQHLRVRIDPHSLVDSILFDPRAEATYIRMATYFLRKSLNFEGPVSRSALYRAARIDIPDDAEPILQADAYRRRSSQTLPCLGEICGSRSVEVRIEDSGGVPVLPLCDGCLCSHPSGRPRSEIQLFDQSKIQFVDKSKVQLVDQSEVQLLGKPKLQLVHQSFVQFINKPQVQLVD is encoded by the coding sequence ATGCCGCTGCGGCATGTCGTTGACCTGTTTGAAACCCGCGAGTTGCACTTCGCCAGTCCCGAATCATGGGACGACCCGTACGAGAAGGTATTGCGGCATAAGGGAAGCTCGTTAGCTTTTGCGCAGTGCTGGTGTACCAGAGCCGTCTCTGATGCGATGTGGCGCATCTATTCATCTGATCGAACTGCTATTCGCATTCGGTCGACACGATCGAAGCTTCTGGTCGTGGGGGCTCGAATCAAGGCAACCTATAACGCCACTTTTCGACTTGATGAAGTTGTTTATAAGCAAGCGAGGGAGGTCGATGAAGGCTTGGCTACGATCGCTGCGGAGCTCAAGCAGACGTTCAGCATGAACCGAGCGGTCGATGCCTTGTACGTCAAGCGGGATGCCTTCGACTACGAAGCAGAGGTTCGAGCCGTCGCCTTTCTGCAGCCGAAGAAGGGCGTTCAACCGCCGCAGCATCTGCGCGTGCGGATCGACCCCCATTCCCTGGTCGACTCGATTCTTTTTGATCCAAGAGCGGAAGCGACATACATCCGTATGGCGACGTACTTCCTCAGGAAGTCTCTAAACTTTGAGGGGCCTGTGTCGCGGTCGGCGCTCTATCGGGCAGCGAGGATTGATATTCCCGATGACGCAGAACCCATCCTTCAAGCGGACGCCTACCGGCGCCGCTCAAGTCAAACGTTACCTTGCCTTGGTGAAATCTGTGGATCACGTAGCGTCGAGGTACGTATCGAGGATTCTGGCGGGGTTCCTGTCTTGCCTTTATGTGACGGCTGCTTGTGCTCTCACCCTTCCGGCAGACCGAGATCCGAAATACAACTCTTCGATCAATCCAAAATACAATTCGTCGATAAATCCAAAGTACAACTCGTCGATCAATCCGAAGTACAACTCCTCGGCAAACCCAAGCTACAACTCGTCCATCAATCCTTCGTACAATTCATCAATAAACCCCAAGTACAACTCGTCGATTAA